The sequence below is a genomic window from Coffea arabica cultivar ET-39 chromosome 4c, Coffea Arabica ET-39 HiFi, whole genome shotgun sequence.
TAAACTATGTAAAGGATGCTAATATAtattaagggttaattacatttacctcccctgaggtttgatacatttacctcccctgaggtttgatcATATTGCCAATCAATccctgtaatttgtccaaataacagtctcaccctttgaatgatcaaacatttaacaaaaaccccccTTAATGTcgaaaatgcccttattgaggccatattgcattaaaaaaaagaacatatttttatttattaaacctttcatcatataaagtattaaattaatccattacatgtcttattttgtacatatatatatttatataaataattttttaaaaaattcattgaaccgaggttgaaccgatccgaccggttgaacctcgaccttttcacttcaccggttcaatgaacggtccgatttttaaaacattgagcAAGAGTGGACATAGTCATAGTATCGACTTGGCACAGCTCTCAAAAATACGTGTACGTGCGGGCGAATGTGATGAATGACCTGCACCTGCCAGCCATAATACATAGTTCTACCCTACGGGTTAATGCTATGCTATATAGTACTATATGCATGGCTCCTCCTGGTTTTTCCAATTACTGGAGCTGGCTATATATGGGTCAAAACTATTTGATAATTAAGTAGAAAGTAAATCAGAAAGGGATGAAAACTATTTCAGATTGTGACTCAGTGATGGAACAACATATTTAAGATTTTGGAGTCACGGGGCAAACAGTTTAAAGATTAAGACTGTGAATCCGTGATAATTAATAATGAGGTTTTTGATTGTGACAGAGCAACAGAAGTGGAATTGAAACCAATACTCTGATTAAGACCATACAAaagtaaaattttcatttaatttcaaGGTGTGACCATATCCTTTTTTACCACTACGTACCAGGATTAATTAGTTGTCACAGTACTCATTAGTTTGCCTTCCGCTTCTACCTTTCCCTTCTAAGGAAGGAAACACATTCTTGTTGAAGTTGATCAGCCCTCACTATTAATTGCATGATCAGGAGGCACTGATCAAGACACAGGTGAACGAAGTTTACAAATTTTGTGGtgtgctatatatatatatatatatatatatatcaaacaagAAGGGAAAAGGTAATTGACGAGTAGATGCTGATATATAGTTTATGGGGGTCGATATAGAAGTTTTATTCTTGGAGGGGATGAATGAAATATCTGATTTGTGTCATTGACTATGGAAGCTATGAATGACAATGGGACATTAATTAGCAGCCCCCTCAGTCTATATAGTACGTATTAATTATCCGGGACTATCACTATTGGCGAAGAACTTGTCCTTTTCACAAATTGTTGTGGTATATATATATGATCAATTTTCTTTTGCTATGCTGCCGATTCGTGGTTCTTCTCAATTCTTCATGTCTTTGTCAGTCCTCTGCCATACCTCACTCTAAGAAGaatataaagaaagaaaagaaaaaggagtacTACAAATGTCGCGACTGACGATCAGCAGCCTTCTAATCTTCAGAAAAAAGACAAAAGTTTCCTTCTCGTTCTTACTTCTTGCTCTCTCTATGTCAATAACTATGGAGTTAACCTCCACCAGATGGTACTGACTGTAGcttctttctctttgttttttttaaccAGTTTGACGAGTATAATTTATGTACATGCTCTCATCTTATTCCTACACCTCGGATACCATTTTCTACACTTCTTCACAAGATTATgtatgtgcatatatatatatatatatatatatttggtgCTGACGGAATTGCACACACTGCAAGAGAAAGCTTAttctatcattttttttttttttaaacgtcACTATTTTGTATATGGCTAATACTTGATATTACAAGAGAGAAGCTTATAGTAATACATGTATTTTCATTTATTGGGAAGGGATatgattattttaaatttaactaATCATTACCTTCGTTAATAAATGAAGATACGTGTGGAGGAAGTGATGATGGTCATCTTGGACATGAATAGTAGGATTATTATCTAACTTGTATATAAGATAAGAAAAAGCCAATTTACTGTAGCAACCCGTCTTGGACTTGGAGGCCTGGGAACGAAAGCACATTCACCTGAGTGAGAATCACTTCACTTTGAGAGAATTGAAGATTgctccccttaatttccttgagACCATCGCTGAAGAAGTCGTCTGAAGTTGTTACATGAGCAGGGTTTTTGCAGGGAAAGCCATTTACGTGCAAAGGAGATTTCAGATCAGCAATAATGCAGAAATCCTGCAATGGACCAGGCTCAGCACAATGGGAAGGCAATGGCATGGTAGCTGGCTGGCTAGCAGAACTGATGACAAAACTGCACAGGACAAAATCAGATGAATATTAACATCGCAGGAAGAAGCCATGCATATGTGCTCAAATTTGCTAAGGAAGCCACCGAATGATATATAGCTTCGTAGTTTGCCAGACAAATTAGACTTAAAGTTGTGTGCTTATCGAGCAGTCTGATGTTTCGCTTGCCTGTGCATGGGGAAGGCACGACTAGTTCCTTGTTGACGGCAGTATTAGTGATTAATTTGCTGCCAACCTACTCCGTATGATACAAAATGACAATGCTTAAAATGAAGGAAGCTTTTAGAAAGCTATGTAGGGAAGGAAGTTAGAAAAGGTATAAAATGAAGATATATTTCAGAGATTATTAGTTCAAATTTCCTAACAGTACTGTGGCAAATCGTACACCTAATATCCCTTATTTTGAATAGGTCTATGACATTCAGTACAATTTTGAGTTATATCATCGTAGAAGGTATACACCACATCCTGTGCCGCCACCATAAATCTTCCTTCCTCTTGgtgtaaaaattatttaaaggGAAACCACCACCagcaacacccccccccccctccccccaacaGTACTGTGGCAAATCGTACACCTAATATCCCTTATTTTGAATAGGTCTATGACATTCAGTACAATTTTGAGTTATATCATCGTAGAAGGTATACACCACATCCTGTGCCGCCACCATAAATCTTCCTTCCTCTTGgtgtaaaaattatttaaaggGAAACCACCACCAGCaacacccccccccctccccccaacaGTACTGTGGCAAATCGTACACCTAATATCCCTTATTTTGAATAGGTCTATGACATTCAGTACAATTTTGAGTTATATCATCGTAGAAGGTATACACCACATCCTGTGCCGCCACCATAAATCTTCCTTCCTCTTGgtgtaaaaattatttaaaggGAAACCACCACCagcaacaccccccccccccctccccccaacaaaatcagaaatcaaCAACGGAAGAACGTCCAACCCAAGACTGCAATCTCATTGACATCTTGCCTTGGCAGCTGCACTGATGGGAATTACACCAGAGGGTGACACAAGCGCATCAACAAATACATCATTTGGGGTGACTGGAACAACACCCTCATCCATTATCTGCACTGAATAAGACACAGCAACTGCACAACAAAGCATTCTATCATCATCCACCGGATTGACCTCTTAAAACAATTATTTCCCACATAAAAGCATCGAAAGTGACTTTACCCAGGAAAGGCTGCTTCCACTTCCGTTCCTTCACAAGCCCCTGATATCTCGTCAAGAATGCATCATAATATCTTTTGATTTATCACCGCGTAGCATCCAGAACAGTGGGTCAACAAAAAACAATAAAGAGTTACTGGAATGCACAAATAGCCAATGAAATGAAACAAACACACAACACGCTCTAACAACCACAATGGGCGAATTTTTTGTATGAACTTGTGGACACACTCAAAATATATCCAAAAATATATATCAGCTTAAGATTTGAAGGTATACAAGACAGAGATTAATTGAAGTAACATGTTCAAAAACCCTAAAGGGGGAAGGGGCTGAGTCCCAACACTAACTCTGCTTGCCAAGCATTGGAGATTGTCTATTGCAGAACTTAACTTCAGAATTGGTATAACCGGTTGAGATGGATGCTTAACAATTGATATGAAAAAGTTCAGAGAAATAAACATCGGTGACATTTATTAAATTCTCAGCAAATGCATAAATTCAAATCTTTTACAGAGGTCATCACAAGGAGCCTTACCCTCCACCACGACCCAAACGTCTTCCAGATTTGTCAAATGCGAGTCCTGAATGTTTCAGGAAACAGTTATAAAAAGTTCATAACGATCTAAATAAGTAAAGGGTACACCCAGATGAACTTTTACTCAAACAAATACCACTATGAAACTTCGGACAGTCATACACACGAATACCCCATCTTCGCTCCCCCAACTCCCCCTCCAAAAACTGGACCATGCCTTCCTTCCCCtttttattttcactagaaatgCTATGAATTACTTAGATTAAGATGGAAAAACTCACCAGGTAAAAGAAGCAAATCAACAGGATGATCAGCCAACATGactgcacaaaaaaaaataaagattagTCTAGCATACGCATGTTCAACTACATAACTTAGCCAAAGGAAAATAAGCCCAAACACATGTGTGCAAGTCACTCTATAAACTTATACTTTACATTCAGTATCCCAACAACTCTCCATAAAAGAATGCTTACAAGGGAAATGCAAGTTAAGCTCTATTAACAAAGAAAAGGCCTAGAAGCCGGATTTGTTGAAAAGATATTCCAGGCCACACAAGGGAAAGATTAAGAGTAAAGGGCTGAAAACCAAAATATTTACAAAAATCACTTCAGTTAAACTGTAAAAGCCGCATACGTTAGTCAATATTACACTGGAAGGACTAATATCCTCTCTACCTGCTGTATCATGTCAAATTAACCTCAAATGCATAGAAACACTTGCAGAATAAGGTGTCCCAGGTATGCTTTTAAGGACAAAAAATTCGCAGAATTGGCCAATACGAGCGAGGTGTATTAACTAGTTAAAGCACAAGTCAAATGAAAACCCACAAATCAGTTTAAAGCTTATGGATGAAAAGCAACGTATACCATCTTCACGTTCCTTTCCCTCAGCATCCATTGGAGCTGGCTCCAAAATATTCATTGAATTTGCAATTAAATCGTCCATACTTGAGATCTTCAGCATTCTCATGTGGCTATTCTTGTCCTCCACTCGTGGAACATAGAGTGTCTTCCCCATCTGTAGATAATCATCTTATTGAATTGAAGATGAACAATAAGGACTTGAGTTTGAGAATCAATTCATTTACAACTGCTAGAGGACAAAAACCATGATAACCACCCATTAAGTTCATTGCCATACTCAAAACAAACAAATGCATATGTAATAATCCATAAGTTCAAACGCACAAGTCAAATTTCTAATAGCCTGTCTTACAGATTCCAAATAACACTTCATGATCAAGCTCCTCAGACCCAGATCAGAGGAAAATTGAATGGCATACATTACATTGGCCAGTCTTCTACTGTCCATACTCCTACGTCTAAATCTTACCCTGGACAATATTGCCTGCTAGAATATAGGAGCTCTACTTCATGGAATACTCATGCATCTCTACAACCAtcttttttccagatttcttaaCAGATGTAATCTATTCGACATAAGCAAAGTCAACAAAGCATTACAGCCACAGTCAGCTACATGAATCCCATAAAATATACAGGTCATTCACTTGACTAGTAAAACCTGATGATGCAAATCTTTTAAGACACCATATCATCCATCTAGTCCTCCTACCTCTGATTCACCAGCATATACCAGGGTTGTTCCCAACAAAGAGTCTCTATGAAGAGAGAGGCAAACGAAAATGGTATTCTAgattttcatcttcttttggCAAATGCTGCAGTTTTTTATTGCCTAAGTCTGTAGCACGACATATGATTGAAATTAGTAGATTAAAAAAATGCGTTGCCTACTTCTATCTCAGGCTAATTGTAGATTTTTCACATAAGAGTCTATTTACCTATGGAGCTAGATGGCCCGATTTGACATAAGACATAATTACCTAAAGACTCTTCATTTCTTTGGTAATGATATCTGAATACACTTTAACCTTGTCTAGTTAGCTTATCAGATAAGGTGAGAACTTGTGAAGTCAATCCTGTGAGTATGATTAAAATATAGTACCCATGACACTTATCGTAAACTTCCTATTATACCCTCAGTGGCAGATATTTACCAGTAGTGATTTGTAAACCATCACCTAAACCCCACCAAAAAGGTATCTGGTTGAGGTATTGGAGTAACATTGTATGTATTCTTTTAATATGCTAAGGAATGTCTAGTTCTCTAATttgcaataaaattttaattccaCTATGCAGCAACCCACGCCCCAACCCCACCATTTGCAGTACAAAGCTTTTTaaagaagcttgtttgaatttttCCACTTTTAACGTCTATTgcagaagagagaaaagaaggaaaaagagataGGAGAAGTTTTACCACtcagagagagggaaagaaaggaGATGGTTCAAAACCCTTCAAGCTTCAGAGCTAAAAAAATATTATCTTCAATCATTATCCTGTCTCTGTGTTTACCCTAGCTTCCTTTAACCTTTGAATCAATGTGATTGTTGCTAAACATGCGTTTTTCTAAATTGATTTCTTGTATATCTCCTAGATTTCAACCAAAAATGATAAGAACATCAAGATATTGATGAACAAAAGAAACACAGACATAAAACTTGAGAGACagaaattaattcaaacaatgTGTAGCACAAATTGATAACTTATACATTAGAATGAAACAAATAAAGATTGAGAACTTATTGAGCTCTCTCAGTCTAAGCACAGTAATGGTTTTACCAGTCTATATGTGCATTGCACTTTGCCTTATCAtgtaactttccaataactattaacatcaaaaaaaattaaaagcttGTAGGTGTTATGCTGTAAGAATGTTGTGCTAATCAAAGCTACAGTTTGTATTATGGAGCATATCTTGCTATTTCCCTCATAAGCAATTAAGTTCTCATATGACATCTTTAACTTAAGCTTCACAGGAAGCCTCAATAGGCTCGTATCCAATTTTGCGGGCCTACTTCTAGAACTGTTCAACTCAACTTGACCCCTCACTCAATCTCAATTCTCGTTCTGTCCATGACCTGCTCTACCGTAGTTAAGATTTACTATCTAGAGACCGTTTATGGAAGTAGCAATGCTTGGTTTTCGGGTTGAAATCCTTGCAGCTATGAACTAGCCCCATAGTAGACAAATTTAACATGTATAACCGGACAGCAAATAAATACGTATTATAgcataataaaaataagagtaaatcttatatacactgacaatgtatacactatcaccgtttgattcatgatatgtgtgcaaaagttgactttcaaattcaaattttgcatagttgtcattcatccaacgttgacagtgtatacactgtcagtgtaagaaagattaatcctaaaaATAAACATGGAATATGTGGTAGACACAAAACATACATAAGAATCCCAAGTAACACAGCGGAACATGTTGGCAATGGAGTCAAAACATGCACTTGCCCATCAAATTGAAGGGGGAAAAAGTAAAAATGCTATGCTTAAATCAAGGCATTCCATCAGACATGATCTAAGAGAGTTCCTGCAAATCAGTAAAGAAGGCATGAGCTTATATGGTAATACATTGTCCGAAGGATAAATGCTTCACCTATGCATAGCTTAATGCCAATACAAGCTAAGACCTACCttgttttttttggttcaaGGGGAGTTGTATCTCTCTATTTCTTTCATTAACATTCTGTTAGCATTCTCGAATCAGCGTCAACTCAGAGGACAATTTTCAATCACCAACTACATTCTTTTTCATACATACAAAACATGATGCTGAGTAGGAAACACGTAAAAGACTTCAACTTTGTTGCAGAAGTAATCAAAATTCAACTGATTTAGGACTAACCACCTAAAAGTTCAAGATTTACAGCATGCTAAAGAAGTTGATTAAGAAAACATTCTTCAAATGGAATCAACTGGGCACCTAGACTATAACAAAATGGAACAAATTCAACAACAATTTTTAACAGAGAAATTTTAcaattacaaaagaaaaaataaaggaaagaaagaaatgacAAATAAAAAAGGCTTAGGGAGAGATAAAGAAAACACCTTTGGATGAGTAATTGAGAATTTGGGCCAACAATTTAGACGTATCAACTTCTCTTAGTGCGCTGCAGCTTATGTAAGCACATAATTTCTGACAAGACTTGAACCAGGGAGCTTCCAGTACAAGATTCTGTACCGCATCATCTACATGGATAGTTTTTTTGAGAGGGGGGTGGGAAAGAAAGAGACAAATGCGGTAAAATTTCACCTAAAAGAACTGAACccattaaaaataaataaataaatcctgcataaaaagaagatgaaaagcACAAGTGTACCTTCCTTCGATCTAAGGGTAGGGTCCATGGACTTGAGGTCTCTTCTGACTTTGGAACGAAGGGCCTTCTTCTGCTTGAAAATGGCGTCCAGGTTGAGTGGGTGGTCAGCAGAGGTGGTGGTGGTCATGGTGGAGGCGGTGGTTAAGGGTGAGCGTGGGGGTGGCGGATGGTACTGGTAAGCGTGGCCGAGTATAGGTGTGATGGAGCGGGTGAACAAGAGTCGGGCGCTAATGGTGGATACGGAGGAAGGCAGAGCAAAGGGTGACGAGGTGAGGAGGGCGTGTGGGCGGTGGTGGCGATGGGTCATCTGTTGTCGGGCCAGTTGCTTCACCCCATTTAGGCTCATCTACTCTACTGATTAGGTGAACGTTAAATGAATTGATGGTGCCCAGACTCCAGTACAGTTTTTGATGTACTACTGAATCTATTATCTGAGATTAAAATAAATGTCTGCGTAGCTGTTCGCTCGCGAGCAGTTCGAGTCAAATTTTGATCGATatttgactcgagctcgatcaaTATAGAGTTCGAATTGGTCAAATCGAGATCGagttcaaaaataattttatttgaattgcgtttttctgaaatttttttgtAGTATAAAAAAGTGTTTGGATaacaaaaatatctcaaataatatttcacttgcatcataaacacatttctcaacctacctttttatatttacaatcacctttttatctcacatacatcacattacaaaaagtgctacagtaattatttcatataatatttcaaataatactctatccaaacaaagcgaaatttgatatatatgaaataaaaagataattgaaaaatatgttcacaaaaaacgtaataatttttctatgaaaaattGCTTTCCAAACAAAACCTAAGTTTGTTAGCTCGCGAGCTTCGAGTTCgaattcaaaaatattaaattcgtTAGTTCCCGAGctcaagtatatatatataattttattttaataataaaattatatatatattcctaatttttattatttattaagaaaaatttattttatttatttttaaaaaataattattttttatttttttaaactcgaACTTTAAATTtgcagctcgtcgagctcgagttcgagtttgaaCTTGATAAAAGTAAGTcaagatttgtttcaattaactcaaaactcgactcgactcgactcgattcatTTGCAACCCTTCCTATTTAGGATGGTTAGCAGGTGCCATCAGTAAAGACATTTGATCAGAAAGCGAATTTT
It includes:
- the LOC140005412 gene encoding 5-formyltetrahydrofolate cyclo-ligase, mitochondrial-like isoform X2, translated to MSLNGVKQLARQQMTHRHHRPHALLTSSPFALPSSVSTISARLLFTRSITPILGHAYQYHPPPPRSPLTTASTMTTTTSADHPLNLDAIFKQKKALRSKVRRDLKSMDPTLRSKEDDAVQNLVLEAPWFKSCQKLCAYISCSALREVDTSKLLAQILNYSSKGMGKTLYVPRVEDKNSHMRMLKISSMDDLIANSMNILEPAPMDAEGKEREDVMLADHPVDLLLLPGLAFDKSGRRLGRGGGYYDAFLTRYQGLVKERKWKQPFLVAVSYSVQIMDEGVVPVTPNDVFVDALVSPSGVIPISAAAKARCQ
- the LOC140005412 gene encoding 5-formyltetrahydrofolate cyclo-ligase, mitochondrial-like isoform X1; this encodes MSLNGVKQLARQQMTHRHHRPHALLTSSPFALPSSVSTISARLLFTRSITPILGHAYQYHPPPPRSPLTTASTMTTTTSADHPLNLDAIFKQKKALRSKVRRDLKSMDPTLRSKEDDAVQNLVLEAPWFKSCQKLCAYISCSALREVDTSKLLAQILNYSSKDDYLQMGKTLYVPRVEDKNSHMRMLKISSMDDLIANSMNILEPAPMDAEGKEREDVMLADHPVDLLLLPGLAFDKSGRRLGRGGGYYDAFLTRYQGLVKERKWKQPFLVAVSYSVQIMDEGVVPVTPNDVFVDALVSPSGVIPISAAAKARCQ